In a single window of the Orcinus orca chromosome 9, mOrcOrc1.1, whole genome shotgun sequence genome:
- the LOC117199843 gene encoding thymosin beta-10-like — protein MISQLILVSCCSNVSRSTGTVGLEQNFSDCFKKMAGKQDMGEITSFNKAKLKKTEAQEKNTLLTKETTEQEKQAE, from the coding sequence atgatttcacaATTAATTCTAGTCTCTTGCTGCAGCAACGTGAGTAGGAGCACTGGGACTGTGGGCCTGGAGCAGAACTTCTCGGATTGTTTTAAGAAAATGGCAGGTAAGCAGGACATGGGGGAAATCACCAGCTTCAATAAGGCCAAGCTGAAGAAGACGGAGGCACAGGAGAAGAACACCCTGCTGACTAAAGAGACCACTGAGCAGGAGAAGCAAGCGGAGTGA